In Edaphobacter paludis, a single window of DNA contains:
- the mdh gene encoding malate dehydrogenase: MRKKVTIVGAGNVGATAAHWIAAKELADVVLLDVAEGTPQGKGLDLLEAMPIEKRDCNIIGTNDYADTANSDIVVITAGIPRKPGMSRDDLLNTNYKIMSDVVTKVTANSPNCIIIVVSNPLDAMAQAAFHQAKFPRERVIGMAGVLDSARFRTFIAQELNVSVENVTAFVLGGHGDTMVPLPRYSTVAGIPITELIAPERLAELVQRTRDGGAEIVKYLKTGSAFYAPSAAATEMVEAILKDKKKILPCAAYLQGEYGISGLFVGVPCKLGAKGLEQIIEIKLSAEEQAALQRSADSVKELCTVIGVV, encoded by the coding sequence ATGCGGAAGAAGGTAACGATAGTTGGTGCAGGTAATGTTGGCGCGACGGCTGCGCATTGGATTGCGGCAAAGGAACTGGCGGATGTAGTTCTGCTGGATGTCGCGGAAGGCACGCCGCAAGGCAAGGGGCTCGATCTGCTGGAGGCGATGCCGATTGAGAAGCGCGACTGCAACATCATCGGCACCAATGACTATGCCGATACCGCGAACTCTGACATTGTGGTGATTACGGCTGGCATTCCGCGCAAACCGGGGATGAGTCGCGATGACCTGCTCAATACGAACTACAAGATTATGTCCGATGTAGTGACCAAGGTTACGGCGAACTCTCCGAACTGCATTATCATCGTGGTTTCAAATCCGCTGGATGCGATGGCGCAGGCGGCATTTCATCAGGCAAAGTTCCCGCGCGAGCGCGTCATCGGTATGGCCGGCGTGCTTGATTCGGCGCGGTTCCGTACCTTCATCGCGCAGGAGCTGAATGTATCCGTCGAGAATGTAACTGCGTTTGTTCTCGGTGGCCACGGAGATACGATGGTCCCGCTGCCGCGCTATTCGACGGTTGCCGGTATTCCGATTACAGAGCTGATTGCGCCGGAGCGGCTTGCGGAACTGGTACAGCGGACACGCGATGGCGGTGCGGAGATTGTGAAATATCTCAAGACGGGGAGCGCCTTCTACGCTCCTTCTGCTGCTGCGACCGAGATGGTCGAGGCGATCCTGAAGGACAAGAAGAAGATTCTGCCCTGCGCCGCGTACCTTCAAGGTGAGTACGGAATTTCTGGTCTGTTTGTCGGTGTGCCTTGCAAGCTTGGGGCTAAAGGACTGGAGCAGATCATCGAGATCAAACTCAGTGCCGAGGAACAGGCAGCATTGCAGCGGAGCGCCGATTCCGTGAAGGAACTCTGCACGGTGATCGGGGTTGTTTAG
- a CDS encoding NADP-dependent isocitrate dehydrogenase has protein sequence MQASYNGISVPADGQAIQYANGTYTVPNHPIIPFIEGDGTGRDIWKASQRVFDAAVEKAYGGKRSVKWFEVLAGEKAYRQTQNWLPEDTVKATVDFRVSIKGPLTTPVGGGIRSLNVALRQLMDLYQCVRPVKYYAGVPSPVKHPEKLDVVIFRENTEDIYAGIEFREGTPEAKKFIDFVNDEMLKGGKKKIRQDSGVGVKPISITGSKRLVRAAIQYALDNNRKTVTLVHKGNIQKFTEGAFREWGYEVASEEFREQTVTERESWILGNVEQNPNLTPEQNAALIEPGIEFAAKEFGEGVVAEVKQVIASIGASHGGGKWKSKILINDRIADSIFQQIILRPEDYSVLATTNLNGDYISDAAAAQVGGLGIAPGGNIGDGYAVFEATHGTAPKYADKDVINPGSVILSGVMLFDFLGWTEAARLIESSMEKTIGQKFVTYDFERGMQGATKAKTSEFASRMIENMG, from the coding sequence ATGCAGGCAAGCTATAACGGCATCTCCGTCCCAGCGGACGGTCAGGCAATTCAGTACGCCAACGGCACCTATACGGTGCCCAATCACCCGATCATTCCCTTCATCGAAGGGGACGGTACAGGGCGCGATATCTGGAAGGCGTCGCAGCGAGTCTTTGACGCGGCTGTTGAGAAGGCTTATGGCGGCAAGCGGTCGGTGAAGTGGTTTGAAGTGCTCGCCGGAGAGAAGGCATATCGCCAGACGCAGAACTGGCTGCCCGAGGATACGGTCAAGGCGACGGTGGATTTTCGCGTGTCGATCAAGGGACCGCTGACGACGCCGGTGGGTGGCGGGATTCGCTCGCTGAACGTGGCGCTTCGGCAGTTGATGGACCTTTACCAGTGCGTGCGTCCGGTGAAGTATTACGCTGGCGTGCCCAGTCCTGTGAAGCATCCGGAGAAGCTGGATGTCGTGATCTTCCGCGAGAATACGGAGGACATCTATGCCGGTATAGAGTTCCGCGAGGGGACTCCTGAGGCGAAGAAGTTTATCGACTTTGTGAACGACGAGATGTTGAAGGGTGGCAAGAAAAAGATTCGTCAGGACTCGGGCGTGGGTGTGAAGCCGATCTCGATTACCGGGTCGAAGCGTTTGGTGCGGGCGGCGATTCAGTATGCGCTCGACAACAATCGCAAGACGGTAACGCTGGTGCACAAGGGAAATATTCAGAAGTTTACTGAGGGCGCGTTCCGCGAGTGGGGCTATGAGGTTGCGTCGGAGGAGTTTCGCGAACAGACGGTGACGGAGCGCGAGAGCTGGATTCTGGGCAACGTGGAGCAGAACCCGAACCTTACGCCGGAGCAGAACGCTGCGTTGATTGAGCCGGGCATTGAGTTTGCAGCCAAGGAGTTTGGCGAGGGCGTGGTGGCAGAGGTGAAGCAGGTGATCGCCTCGATCGGCGCTTCGCATGGCGGCGGCAAGTGGAAGTCGAAGATCCTAATTAACGACCGTATCGCCGACTCGATCTTTCAGCAGATCATCCTGCGGCCTGAGGACTACAGCGTGTTGGCGACGACGAACCTGAACGGCGACTATATCTCAGATGCCGCGGCTGCGCAGGTCGGCGGGCTGGGCATTGCGCCGGGCGGCAACATTGGCGATGGCTATGCCGTATTCGAGGCGACGCATGGCACCGCTCCAAAGTATGCGGACAAGGATGTGATCAATCCCGGATCGGTGATTCTGTCGGGCGTGATGCTGTTTGACTTCCTCGGCTGGACAGAGGCGGCGCGGCTGATCGAGAGCTCGATGGAGAAGACGATTGGACAGAAGTTCGTAACGTACGACTTCGAGCGCGGTATGCAGGGCGCGACCAAGGCGAAGACGAGCGAATTTGCCAGCCGTATGATCGAAAACATGGGGTAG
- a CDS encoding EVE domain-containing protein encodes MPYLLKTEPNKYSFDDLLRDGETTWDGISNNQALLYLRNMKPGEKLVIYHSNIGKAAIGTAKVVSVDAADPKNPNVRIKPLKRLKHEKSLDQIREAGVFKDSILFRQFRLSVVPLTDDQYDWLLA; translated from the coding sequence ATGCCGTATCTACTCAAAACCGAGCCCAACAAATACTCCTTCGACGACCTTCTCCGCGATGGCGAGACCACCTGGGACGGCATCTCCAATAATCAGGCGCTGCTCTACCTGCGAAATATGAAGCCCGGCGAAAAGCTGGTCATCTATCACTCCAACATAGGCAAGGCTGCCATCGGAACCGCCAAAGTCGTCTCGGTCGATGCCGCCGATCCTAAGAATCCCAACGTCCGCATCAAGCCGCTCAAGCGCCTGAAACACGAGAAGTCGCTGGACCAGATCCGCGAAGCTGGCGTCTTCAAAGACTCCATCCTCTTCCGCCAGTTCCGTCTCTCCGTCGTCCCTCTCACCGACGACCAATACGACTGGCTCCTCGCCTAG
- a CDS encoding enoyl-ACP reductase, which yields MIDLKGKIAVVFGLANKRSIAWGIAQKLSEAGATLAICYQSERLRQDAEALAADLPSARTFQCDVAVDADIDNVFEQLKSAYGKLDILVHSIGFAPNIKNDVLHTTREDFRIAHDISAYSLIALARAAEPLMTEGGSILTLTYYGSTKVFPNYNIMGVAKAALEATVRYLAADLGSKKIRVNAISAGPIKTLAARGIGDFTKILNAVEERGPLHRNVEVAEVGNTALFLSSDLASGITGEVTFVDCGYNITGL from the coding sequence ATGATTGATCTCAAAGGCAAAATAGCCGTCGTCTTCGGCCTCGCCAACAAGCGCAGCATCGCCTGGGGCATCGCCCAGAAGCTCTCCGAAGCCGGAGCCACGCTGGCCATCTGCTACCAGAGCGAGCGCCTCCGTCAGGATGCCGAAGCCCTCGCCGCCGACCTGCCCAGCGCCCGCACCTTCCAGTGCGATGTTGCCGTCGACGCCGACATCGACAATGTCTTCGAGCAGCTCAAGTCGGCCTACGGTAAACTCGACATCCTCGTCCACTCCATCGGCTTCGCGCCCAACATCAAGAATGATGTGCTTCACACGACACGCGAAGACTTCCGCATTGCGCACGATATCAGCGCCTATTCGCTCATCGCCCTCGCCCGCGCCGCGGAACCGCTGATGACCGAAGGCGGCTCCATTCTTACGCTGACCTACTACGGCTCCACCAAAGTCTTCCCCAACTACAACATCATGGGCGTGGCCAAGGCCGCGCTCGAGGCGACCGTTCGCTACCTCGCCGCCGACCTCGGCAGCAAGAAAATCCGCGTCAATGCCATCTCCGCCGGCCCCATCAAGACTCTCGCGGCGCGCGGTATCGGTGACTTCACCAAGATCCTCAACGCCGTCGAAGAACGAGGCCCACTGCATCGCAACGTTGAGGTCGCCGAAGTTGGCAACACCGCCCTTTTCCTCTCAAGCGACCTCGCCAGCGGAATCAC